The Halomonas sp. HAL1 genome segment AGTAAACGGGATGGTAAGTCGTTGGTTGCTGGTGGGTATGATCATGGTGGGGTTAGTGGTGCCGCTACAGGCCCTAGCACAGAGCCAGTCCCCTGAAGCATTGGTTCGCGATAATGTTGAATCACTAATGGAAGACCTTGAGGGTCGTAAAGATTATTACGCTAATAATCTTGGTGAGCTTGAGGCATTAGTGGATAGAAATCTCGATCAAGTGGCTGATTTTCGCTATATCGGTGCCAGTGTGATGGGTAATTATTTCCGTAACGCCACCCCAGAGCAGCGCAGCCGTTTTGCCGATGTGTTTCGTCAAACATTGATTGATACCTATACCCGTGGACTGGTGACATTTGATTATGACGAGCTGCGAGTGCTGGATGCCCAGCAAGCACAGCGCTATGACGATCAAGCCAGTGTCGCGATGGAAGTGGTGGCGAATAACGGGCAAGTATATCCCGTGAGCTATAGCTTAAGGCTTTCTAATGGCGAGTGGCGGGTGGTCAATGTGATCGTAAATGGCATTAACCTGGGCTTGACGTTCCGCAATCAGTTCGACCAAGCCATGCGTGATAATAATCGCGATTATGATGTTGTCATCGACGGTTGGTCGCCTGAGGTGGGTGTTGAAGAGCTTGAGCAGGGGGGCGATGCGTGACAACCCTTTTTTCACGCCCCGGTGTCACGGTGGATGCTGAAGACGCTACCTTGCAGGTAGTCGGTGATGTGGATGTGACGTTGGCGGCCGATTTGGCCGCCAGCGGCGTTACGTGGCTCAAGCAAGCCGAGTTAACTTCACTAACACTGGATTTTAGCCGCGTTGAAAAAGCCAGCAGTGCTGCCATCAGCGTGCTGTTTGAATGGTTGCGCACGTGCCGGCAGCGTGAAATCCAGGTTCAGGCTATCCGCTTTTCAGCCCCTCTACGCCGACTTGCCTCATTAGCCGAACTGGATGCATTAATTGATCATCCATCAGCGACCTTGGCTGTTTAAAGCTACGCCATCGCCAAGCGCGTTGCTTTTCTTTATTATGTCGACCCAATTACGTTTATTAATATCGACGACCCCAAAGGAGTTTTTTGCGCCATGCAACCCAACGAGGTAAAAGCACTGCTTGAATCCCGTATAGACGGATGTCAGTTCCATATTCAGGGTGAAGGCTGTAATTTTCAGGTGATTGCGGTTGGCGATGCCTTTGAAGGTCTCTCTCCAGTCAAACGTCAGCAGCTCGTCTACGCTGCTCTCAGTGATGAGATCGCCTCTGGCGCGCTCCACGCCATTAGTATCAAAACGTTTACTCCGGCGCAGTGGCAAACTGCACCGGAAAACGTCCAGTAACGGTCGCTCCATGGATAAATTAATCATTACCGGCAATGGTTCGGTAGACGGTGAAGTGTGGGTGAGCGGTGCCAAAAATGCAGCGTTACCCATCTTGTGTGCCAGCCTGTTGGCCGACGGCCCCGTAGTGATTGGTAATTTGCCGCACCTGCAGGATATTACCACCACCTTAGAGCTGCTTGGTCGTATGGGGGTTGAGCCGGTAATGGGTGAGAAGCTGAGTATCCAGTTAGATGGTTCTCAGGTGACCCAATGCCACGCACCTTATGAGCTGGTTAAAAAGATGCGTGCTTCCATCTTGGTGTTAGGGCCACTGCTTGCCCACTTCGGTAAAGCCGATGTGTCGCTGCCCGGTGGCTGCGCGATTGGTTCGCGCCCGGTGGATTTGCACATTCGTGGTTTGGAGGCCATGGGTGCTGAGATTCGCGTTGAAGCGGGCTACATCCGTGCGCGGGTCGATGGCCGCCTGAAAGGCGCGACGATTTACTTTGATACCGTGACAGTAACCGGTACCGAAAACCTATTGATGGCGGCGACGTTGGCCGATGGCAAAACCGTTCTAGAGAACGCTGCCCGCGAGCCAGAAATCGTCGACTTGGCAGAGTGTTTGATCAAGATGGGCGCTAAAATCAGCGGCCAAGGTACTGACACTATTACCATTGAGGGCGTTGAGAAACTTCACGGCTGCGAACACGATGTCATGCCCGACCGTATTGAAACGGGCACGTTTCTGGTAGCCGCTGCCATGACAGGTGGGCGAGTGAAGGTAAAGCGCACCCGGGCGGATATCCTGGATGCGGTCATCGCCAAGTTGGAAGAGGCGGGTGCTGAGATTACCAGCGGTGACGATTGGATTGCTCTGGATATGCACGGCAAACGCCCAAAGGCGGTGAATATTCGCACGGCGCCTTATCCTGCGTTTCCAACCGATATGCAGGCGCAGTTCGTAGCTATGAACGCAGTGGCCGTGGGGCACTCTCGAGTGGTCGAAACGATCTTCGAGAACCGCTTTATGCACGTTCAAGAGCTTAATCGCATGGGCGCCAATATAGTGCTGGAAGGTAATACCGCATTAATAGAAGGGGTCGAGAAGCTTTCCGGCGCGCCTGTCATGGCGACCGATCTACGCGCTTCCGCTTCGCTGGTGATTGCAGCGATGATGGCCGAAGGCGAAACCCTGGTCGATCGTATCTATCACATTGACCGTGGCTACGAGTGCATCGAAGAAAAATTGCAGTTACTAGGCGCGCGCATTCGCCGTATTCCTGGCTAAACTATGCGACCAAACTCGCTTGCTACTAATTCTGCATGCTACTGGCGCTGCATGCTATTAACCACTGGCCTAAACGATGAGTAAGCAACTGATTTTAGCCCTCTCGAAGGGCCGCATTCTGGAAGAAACGCTGCCACTGCTGGCCGATGCGGGCATCACGCCCGTCGAGGATCTGAGCAAAAGCCGTAAGCTGCTGTTTGACACCAACTTGCCAGACGTCAAGCTGGTGATTATCCGCGCAACCGACGTGCCCACCTACGTTCAGTTGGGTGCCGCGGATGTCGGTATCGCTGGGAAAGATGTACTGCTTGAGCACGGCGCTGAAGGGTTATACGAGCCGCTGGATTTGGAGATTGCTCGCTGTAAGTTGATGACGGCGGGCGTTACCGGCCAGTTGCCTGCGCGTGCCCGGCGCCGGGTAGCCACTAAGTTTGTGAATGTGGCCCGTCGCTATTACGCCGAGCAGGGCATTCAAGCCGAAGTGATCAAGCTTTATGGCGCCATGGAGCTTGCGCCCCTGATGAACCTAGCGGACGAAATTGTCGATATCGTTGATACCGGCAATACATTGCGGGCGAATGGTATGGAGCCGCGTGAGCTAATCGCCCATATCAGCACCCGACTAGTAGTGAATAAGGCGGCCATGACCATGAAGCATGAGCGCATTAAGCCGTTACTGGCTCGCCTAGACAGCGCGGTCAAAAAGCGTCAGGCACAGCTTGCTGAATGACATGAGGTGACCCATGAGCGAACAACGTAATGCCACCATTTCACGCCTGTCGACAAGCGATGCAGACTTTAACCATCAGCTTGATGCGCTGTTAGATTGGGAAGGGGTGTCAGACAAAGCAGTTCAGGCGCGCGTAGAAGAAATTCTTGCCAGTGTTAAACAGCGAGGCGACGCCGCAGTAATTGAAGCTACCAACCGCTTTGATCGGCTTTCTGTTAGCTCAATGGACGAATTGCAACTCACACCTGAGCAGTTGAAGCAGGCGTTTGATCACCTGCCTTCTGAACAGCGTGAGGCGCTATCCAGTGCCGCCGAGCGCATTAAGCAGTATCACGAGCGCCAAAAGCCCAGCTCCTGGCAATACGAAGAGGCTGACGGCACGGTGCTGGGGCAGAAAGTCTCACCACTGGATCGCGCCGGTATCTATGTGCCGGGTGGAAAGGCGGCTTACCCCTCTTCGGTGCTGATGAATGCGATTCCTGCCCATGTGGCCGGTGTACGTGAGATCGTCATGGTAGTACCTACGCCGGATGGCGTGCTCAATGAGTTGGTGCTGGCGGCGGCCCATCTGGCCGGGGTCGACTATGTGTTCACGATTGGTGGGGCTCAGGCGGTGGCTGCGCTTGCTTATGGCACAGAAACAGTGCCTCGCGTCGACAAGATAGTGGGCCCAGGCAATATTTATGTAGCCACGGCTAAGCGCGCGGTGTTTGGTCAGGTGGGGATCGATATGATTGCCGGCCCTTCGGAAATCATGGTGGTGTCCGATGGGCTGACTGATCCTGATTGGTTGGCAATGGATCTGTTCTCCCAGGCCGAACACGACGAAGATGCTCAGGCGATCTTGGTGAGCTGGGATAAAGCGCACTTAGCTGCCGTTGAGGCCGCGATTGAGCGCCTACTGCCGACTTTAGAGCGCGAAGAGATTGTGCGTGAATCGCTGCGCCGACGTGGAGCGCTAGTACACTGTCAGGACGCCCAAGAAGCGATTACGCTAATTAACCGGATCGCCCCTGAGCATCTGGAGCTTTCGGTGGCTGAGCCAGGCACTTGGTTGGACGATATTCGTCACGCCGGGGCGATCTTTATGGGACGTTACACTGCCGAAGCGCTGGGAGATTATTGCGCGGGCCCCAATCACGTGCTGCCTACCTCTGGAACGGCACGTTTCTCGTCACCGCTGGGTGTCTATGATTTCCAGAAGCGCTCTTCGATTATTCACTGCTCGGCAGGCGGTGCGTCTGAGCTGGGTAAAATTGCCTCGGTATTGGCGCGGGGCGAGTCATTAACCGCCCACGCCCGCTCAGCTGAGTACCGTATTCGCGATTGATGCCCCCCTAGCACCTTGTCAACGCGCTCAAGCTGTTACCGCTATGAGTCGCGTTGGCCGGGCACCTCTTCATTAATCGGAATAGCGGGAAGCGGGCGTTCGCCTACTTCCAGTGTCATTTCCATACGCTCACCGCTGCGCACAATGGTTAATGGTAGCGACGTGCCGGGCGGTATTGAGGCGATCTCGCTCATCGTGGAGCGAGCATCCAGAATGGGCTCTCCGTCCACGGCGAGTAGTACATCGCCAGGCTCTAGGCCTGCTAGCGCAGCCGGGCCGCCGCTGACGACACCGGCAACAATAACGCCTTGAGGTGTTTGCAGCCCAAAGGAGGCCGCTAGCTCACGTGACAGCGCTTGTGCCTCTATACCCAGCCAGCCACGAATCACACGCCCTTGCGTAACCAGTTCATCTAGGATGCTGTGGGCAAGGTTGGCGGGGATCGCAAACCCAATACCCTGGGAGCCACCTGAACGTGAGAAAATGGCGGTATTAATACCCACCATGGCACCGTCAGGGTTGACCAGCGCGCCGCCAGAATTGCCTGGATTGATCGCAGCATCTGTCTGAATAAAATCTTCATAGGCGTTGAGCCCTAGATGATTACGCCCCGTGGCGCTAATAATGCCCATGGTGACGGTTTGGCCGACCCCAAAAGGGTTACCAATGGCCAGCGCTACGTCGCCCACTGCTACATCGGCAGAATCGGTCAGTTCAATAACCGGCAAGTCGTCCAAATTAATGCGCAGCACGGCTAAATCACTTTCAGGGTCGGTGCCAATCACTTCGGCCAACGTTTCGCGCCCATCACGTAACGCCACCTGAATTTCGTCGGCGCCATTGATAACGTGGTGATTGGTTAATACGTAGCCGTCTTCACTCACAATAACCCCAGAGCCTAGGCTGGAAAGCATCCGCTGGTGAGTCGTCGCATCGTCGCCCTGGCTATCAAAAAATTGCTGGAAGAAGGGGTCCGACATCAGTGGGTGCTGATCGCGTTCCACAATACGTGATGAATAAATGTTAACCACGGCCGGCGCTGCTTGTTCGACTGCTCGTGAATAGCTCACCGGGCCCTTATTGCGGGATAGAGGTGCAGCTTGGTGTATTTCTGGAGCTGGGCGATTAGGGTTGGGTTCCACTGCCGCTGGGACCGTAGAGATCACCGGGGCCGGAGATTGAGGCGCCTGTGGCGGTGAATCACGAAATGGGTTGGGAAGTTGCTCGGGGAGCGCAAACAGAATCACCACAGCGAGCAGTACGCCAGTAACAACAGGCCATAGGTAAGGCAGCACATAGCGTCGCATGTAATAAATTCCTTAACGAGTCAGTCTCACTGTTCGCGATAAAAAGCCGCGAGTTTTACAATGTTTTAATGGTAACACTTTCTTAGCAAGTTCCTCACGGGTGCAGTTAAATCAATAAAAGGACGCAATATGATTCATCGTGACCAATTAGTGGCAGCCTGTGACCATCAGCTGCGCGCTGCTCAGTTTAAAGATTATACGATTAATGGTTTGCAAGTGGCGGGTAGTGAGCACGTTAAACGCGTTATGACGGGAGTGACAGCCTGTCAGGCTTTGCTGGACGAAGCCGTTGCTTGGCAGGCGGATATGGTGTTGGTCCATCATGGCTATTTCTGGAAAAACGAACCCGTTGCGATCACCGGTATGAAGCAGAAGCGGATTAAAACACTGCTTGATAATGATATCAGCCTGCTGGCGTACCACCTACCGTTGGATGCTCACGCCGAAATGGGCAATAACGCCGAATTGGCCAGGCGCCTAGGCTGGAAAGTGGAGGGGTGTATTGATGGCGAGCTAGGAGAAGGGCTTTTATGGTCAGGACGTTTAGCGCAGCCACTTTCTGTACAGGATCTCGCAGCGCAAGTTGCGCACACCCTTCAGCGTGAGCCTTTGGTCATTGAAGCCCCGCAGGTGGGTGATATTGAGCGCATTGCCTGGTGCACCGGTGGGGCGCAAGACATGATTACGGCAGCCTTTGAAGCGGGGGCGCAGGTTTTCGTGTCGGGTGAAATATCAGAGCGAACCACCCACTTGGCGCGCGAAATGGGAATCCATTACATCGCTGCTGGCCATCACGCTACCGAGCGTTATGGAATCCAGGCCATGGGTGAGTGGTTAAGCGATGAGTATGATGTTGAGCATCGCTTTGTGGATATTGATAATCCTGCTTAACACATTAAGCGCCCCGAAAGATCGTTGACGAGAATCGGGGCAGCTTACTGTGGTTTGGTTACTTAATGTTGTCGTTTAGTTACTTAATAGCGAGGTGGTTGAGGCGTTGCCACCTCATTACTTTTCAAGCCAAAATCCTCAGATAGCGTGCCGCCTTTACCGTCGGCATAGTCGCGCGGGGTAGCGGGAGCCGCTGTATCAGCCTGTGCCTGCTGTTCAGAGGTAGAATTGATGCCAGAAAGATCAAGGCTTGGCTGAATCGCCGCATCGCGAATATCCCATTCCTCAGCGTCCTCTTTTAGCTGAAGTTCTAGTTGGTTGGCTTCATCGCGAATATTGCTGAGTCGCTGATAGATCCCGGTCAAATGGCTGCCCACGCTGTTCTTCATTTCAGCGATTTGATGTTCGCGTTCGAGTAGCTTTTGACGCATGGAAGCAGCCTCACGCTGGCTTTTGCTGAAGAGGCGGTAACTGCCCAATCCAACGATTAAACCGACGATAAAACCGATAATGGCAAAGGTTAATGGTGAGCTTGCGTCCACAGTGTTCTCCCTGGCGCCTTGAATATAACCGCAGACTGCATTAGCCAGCAGCTTTTGAATTAAACAGGCTGCCATTATAGGCGTCAGTCTGCCAGTTGGGTCAATCCACTCATGCGCTTAGACGTCTCTACGGGTATAATCGCAGCCTTCTTAGGGTTGCCAGTCATTGTGCTGGCTGCTGCCTTACATGCTGTGGGAGGCGATTGCATGTCATCAACATCTGCGGATAGGGCAATGTCCAAAACACGCCCGGCATCGCCTATTGAGCGCTACCGCGCGGATTTAGAGCGTGAGGATTTTCAATATGATGCGGCGCAGGAATCAGCAGTAAAACATTTGCAGCGGCTTTATGATGAGCTTGTAGCTGCACCTACGACCGTGCCAAAAACCTTGGTTGCCCATAAGGGCTTGAAAGCCAAAATGGCCGGCTTAATGGGTAAAAAATCTTCCTCTGCCGATAAACCGGTCTTGCCTCAGGTAAAAGGGCTCTATTTTTGGGGAGGGGTAGGGCGTGGTAAAACCTATTTAGTGGACACGTTTTACGAATCCCTTCCTTTTCCTGACAAAATGCGTACCCATTTCCATCGCTTTATGCAGCGCGTCCATAATGAGCTGACACACTACAAGGGTGAAAAAAATCCCCTCACGCTGATTGCGGGTAAATTTGCCACTGAGGCGCGTGTGATTTGCTTTGATGAATTTTTCGTCAAAGATATTACCGATGCTATGATACTTGCCAACCTGCTGGAGGCGCTTTTTGAGCGCGGGGTGGTGCTGGTGGCAACCTCAAATATCGTGCCTGATGACCTGTATAAAGAGGGTCTGCAGCGGGCCCGTTTTCTGCCTGCCATTGAGCTTGTCAACCGGCATTGCAGCGTGGTGAACGTCGATTCAGGCGTTGATTATCGTCTGCGCGCACTTGAGCGGGCTGCTATTTTTCACTCACCGCTGGAAGAAGCGGCTGAGCATGAACTTTCGCGTAGCTTTCGTGAAATAGCGGGGCAGGCGGGCGAAGTAGATGCGTCGCTAGAAATTAACCATCGTGTGCTTAAAGCCCGCCGTTTGCATGATGATATTGTTTGGTTTGAATTTCTTGAGTTGTGTGACGGGCCGCGTAGTCAAAATGACTATATTGAGCTGGCCCGTGAGTTTCACACCGTGTTGGTCTCCAATGTAATGCGAATGGATGCAAAAAAAGATGATCAGGCGCGCCGTTTCATCAATATGGTCGATGAATTTTATGACCGTGGCGTAAAGCTGCTGATGTCGGCGGAAGTGCCAATTGAGCAGCTTTACAGCGATGGCAAGCTGACGTTTGAGTTCCAGCGCACGCTTTCCCGGCTACAGGAAATGCAGTCGAAAGAATACTTGGCGTTGGCGCATAAACCCTAGAAGGCAAAGAGTCTATCGGGCAAGTAAAAAAGTCACGATACGGCTTAACTTGTCGCTGTCCTTACTGTAGAATGCCGCCTCGCTACATGTTGCTTGCGTAAGCTGGCAACCAAAAAGAATAGGGATGGTGCTTCGCCGTATAGCGGTGTGAGTCACCCAATACATTTAATCTGGTGATTTTATCCATGAAGACGTTCAGTGCTAAGCCGCAGTCCGTCCAGCGCGACTGGTATGTTGTCGACGCTAAGGACAAAACGCTCGGTCGCCTGGCAACCGAGATTGCTCGTCGCCTACGCGGCAAGCATAAGCCCGAATTTACCCCTCACGTTGATACCGGCGACTACATCGTTGTTATCAACGCAGAGAAAGTCCATGTGACCGGCAACAAGGCGAAGGCTAAAACCTACTACCGCCACACTGGTTACCCGGGCGGTCTGCGCTCTATGACGTTCGACAAAATGCTTGATCATGCGCCCGAGCGCATCATTGAGTCTGCCGTTAAAGGCATGTTGCCGAAAGGTCCTTTGGGTCGCGCCATGTACACTAAGTTAAAAGTGTACGCCGGTGCCGAGCATCCGCATGCTGCCCAACAGCCGCTTGAACTAGACATCTGAGGAAATCTTCGCCATGACACAGCAGTATTACGGTACCGGGCGCCGCAAGACTTCCACCGCTCGCGTGTTTATGAAGCCAGGCTCTGGCAAAATTACTGTCAATAACCAAGACCTAGACCTT includes the following:
- the zapE gene encoding cell division protein ZapE, with product MSSTSADRAMSKTRPASPIERYRADLEREDFQYDAAQESAVKHLQRLYDELVAAPTTVPKTLVAHKGLKAKMAGLMGKKSSSADKPVLPQVKGLYFWGGVGRGKTYLVDTFYESLPFPDKMRTHFHRFMQRVHNELTHYKGEKNPLTLIAGKFATEARVICFDEFFVKDITDAMILANLLEALFERGVVLVATSNIVPDDLYKEGLQRARFLPAIELVNRHCSVVNVDSGVDYRLRALERAAIFHSPLEEAAEHELSRSFREIAGQAGEVDASLEINHRVLKARRLHDDIVWFEFLELCDGPRSQNDYIELAREFHTVLVSNVMRMDAKKDDQARRFINMVDEFYDRGVKLLMSAEVPIEQLYSDGKLTFEFQRTLSRLQEMQSKEYLALAHKP
- the hisD gene encoding histidinol dehydrogenase — encoded protein: MSEQRNATISRLSTSDADFNHQLDALLDWEGVSDKAVQARVEEILASVKQRGDAAVIEATNRFDRLSVSSMDELQLTPEQLKQAFDHLPSEQREALSSAAERIKQYHERQKPSSWQYEEADGTVLGQKVSPLDRAGIYVPGGKAAYPSSVLMNAIPAHVAGVREIVMVVPTPDGVLNELVLAAAHLAGVDYVFTIGGAQAVAALAYGTETVPRVDKIVGPGNIYVATAKRAVFGQVGIDMIAGPSEIMVVSDGLTDPDWLAMDLFSQAEHDEDAQAILVSWDKAHLAAVEAAIERLLPTLEREEIVRESLRRRGALVHCQDAQEAITLINRIAPEHLELSVAEPGTWLDDIRHAGAIFMGRYTAEALGDYCAGPNHVLPTSGTARFSSPLGVYDFQKRSSIIHCSAGGASELGKIASVLARGESLTAHARSAEYRIRD
- a CDS encoding Do family serine endopeptidase — its product is MRRYVLPYLWPVVTGVLLAVVILFALPEQLPNPFRDSPPQAPQSPAPVISTVPAAVEPNPNRPAPEIHQAAPLSRNKGPVSYSRAVEQAAPAVVNIYSSRIVERDQHPLMSDPFFQQFFDSQGDDATTHQRMLSSLGSGVIVSEDGYVLTNHHVINGADEIQVALRDGRETLAEVIGTDPESDLAVLRINLDDLPVIELTDSADVAVGDVALAIGNPFGVGQTVTMGIISATGRNHLGLNAYEDFIQTDAAINPGNSGGALVNPDGAMVGINTAIFSRSGGSQGIGFAIPANLAHSILDELVTQGRVIRGWLGIEAQALSRELAASFGLQTPQGVIVAGVVSGGPAALAGLEPGDVLLAVDGEPILDARSTMSEIASIPPGTSLPLTIVRSGERMEMTLEVGERPLPAIPINEEVPGQRDS
- the murA gene encoding UDP-N-acetylglucosamine 1-carboxyvinyltransferase translates to MDKLIITGNGSVDGEVWVSGAKNAALPILCASLLADGPVVIGNLPHLQDITTTLELLGRMGVEPVMGEKLSIQLDGSQVTQCHAPYELVKKMRASILVLGPLLAHFGKADVSLPGGCAIGSRPVDLHIRGLEAMGAEIRVEAGYIRARVDGRLKGATIYFDTVTVTGTENLLMAATLADGKTVLENAAREPEIVDLAECLIKMGAKISGQGTDTITIEGVEKLHGCEHDVMPDRIETGTFLVAAAMTGGRVKVKRTRADILDAVIAKLEEAGAEITSGDDWIALDMHGKRPKAVNIRTAPYPAFPTDMQAQFVAMNAVAVGHSRVVETIFENRFMHVQELNRMGANIVLEGNTALIEGVEKLSGAPVMATDLRASASLVIAAMMAEGETLVDRIYHIDRGYECIEEKLQLLGARIRRIPG
- a CDS encoding lipid asymmetry maintenance protein MlaB, whose translation is MTTLFSRPGVTVDAEDATLQVVGDVDVTLAADLAASGVTWLKQAELTSLTLDFSRVEKASSAAISVLFEWLRTCRQREIQVQAIRFSAPLRRLASLAELDALIDHPSATLAV
- a CDS encoding BolA family protein; the encoded protein is MQPNEVKALLESRIDGCQFHIQGEGCNFQVIAVGDAFEGLSPVKRQQLVYAALSDEIASGALHAISIKTFTPAQWQTAPENVQ
- a CDS encoding phospholipid-binding protein MlaC produces the protein MVSRWLLVGMIMVGLVVPLQALAQSQSPEALVRDNVESLMEDLEGRKDYYANNLGELEALVDRNLDQVADFRYIGASVMGNYFRNATPEQRSRFADVFRQTLIDTYTRGLVTFDYDELRVLDAQQAQRYDDQASVAMEVVANNGQVYPVSYSLRLSNGEWRVVNVIVNGINLGLTFRNQFDQAMRDNNRDYDVVIDGWSPEVGVEELEQGGDA
- a CDS encoding Nif3-like dinuclear metal center hexameric protein, producing MIHRDQLVAACDHQLRAAQFKDYTINGLQVAGSEHVKRVMTGVTACQALLDEAVAWQADMVLVHHGYFWKNEPVAITGMKQKRIKTLLDNDISLLAYHLPLDAHAEMGNNAELARRLGWKVEGCIDGELGEGLLWSGRLAQPLSVQDLAAQVAHTLQREPLVIEAPQVGDIERIAWCTGGAQDMITAAFEAGAQVFVSGEISERTTHLAREMGIHYIAAGHHATERYGIQAMGEWLSDEYDVEHRFVDIDNPA
- the rplM gene encoding 50S ribosomal protein L13, encoding MKTFSAKPQSVQRDWYVVDAKDKTLGRLATEIARRLRGKHKPEFTPHVDTGDYIVVINAEKVHVTGNKAKAKTYYRHTGYPGGLRSMTFDKMLDHAPERIIESAVKGMLPKGPLGRAMYTKLKVYAGAEHPHAAQQPLELDI
- a CDS encoding DUF1043 family protein; the protein is MDASSPLTFAIIGFIVGLIVGLGSYRLFSKSQREAASMRQKLLEREHQIAEMKNSVGSHLTGIYQRLSNIRDEANQLELQLKEDAEEWDIRDAAIQPSLDLSGINSTSEQQAQADTAAPATPRDYADGKGGTLSEDFGLKSNEVATPQPPRY
- the hisG gene encoding ATP phosphoribosyltransferase, whose protein sequence is MSKQLILALSKGRILEETLPLLADAGITPVEDLSKSRKLLFDTNLPDVKLVIIRATDVPTYVQLGAADVGIAGKDVLLEHGAEGLYEPLDLEIARCKLMTAGVTGQLPARARRRVATKFVNVARRYYAEQGIQAEVIKLYGAMELAPLMNLADEIVDIVDTGNTLRANGMEPRELIAHISTRLVVNKAAMTMKHERIKPLLARLDSAVKKRQAQLAE